The Flammeovirga agarivorans genome has a window encoding:
- a CDS encoding response regulator, whose protein sequence is MTDKKNCILIVDDAPENIDILRGLLGDEYKIKVALNGKRALDLAKSSPQPDLILLDIVMPEMDGYEVLEQLKADPELSHISVIFLTSKVDPEDEKKGFSLGASDYITKPFDPDIVKSRIKPRIEMSVHQKQLKEQIAQLTLNGGEHEEGSKEQELLDLIAKGESENVEFKSTLRFNLYTKKHEPRIENQCLKSIAAFLNGHGGTLFIGVNDDGEPIGLKPDAFKNEDKLMLHWHNLVKQYVGADLAQFIHTSVVMLKGEQVMVVKCDPSARPVFMTRDGDEAFYVRMGNSSQSLKPSEMLAYVDSRYGDAR, encoded by the coding sequence ATGACAGACAAAAAAAATTGTATCCTAATTGTAGATGACGCCCCTGAAAATATTGATATTCTAAGAGGACTTCTAGGTGATGAATATAAAATTAAAGTAGCATTAAATGGTAAAAGAGCTTTAGATTTAGCAAAGTCCTCACCACAACCAGATCTTATTTTATTAGATATTGTAATGCCAGAAATGGATGGCTATGAAGTGCTTGAACAATTAAAGGCTGATCCAGAATTATCACATATCAGTGTTATTTTCTTAACATCAAAAGTGGACCCGGAAGATGAGAAGAAAGGTTTTTCATTGGGTGCCTCAGATTATATCACAAAACCATTTGATCCAGATATTGTCAAATCTCGCATCAAGCCTAGAATAGAGATGTCTGTTCATCAAAAGCAATTAAAAGAACAAATCGCTCAATTAACACTAAATGGCGGTGAACATGAAGAAGGTTCAAAAGAACAAGAACTTTTAGATTTAATTGCCAAAGGAGAGAGTGAAAATGTAGAATTTAAGTCTACTTTAAGATTTAACCTATATACAAAAAAGCATGAGCCTCGAATTGAAAATCAATGTTTAAAAAGTATTGCAGCCTTCTTAAATGGTCATGGCGGAACACTATTTATTGGTGTAAATGATGATGGAGAACCAATAGGACTTAAGCCAGATGCTTTTAAAAATGAGGATAAATTAATGTTGCATTGGCATAATTTAGTCAAACAATACGTTGGAGCTGACCTTGCACAGTTTATCCACACCTCTGTTGTGATGCTAAAAGGAGAGCAGGTGATGGTTGTTAAATGTGACCCATCTGCCAGACCTGTATTTATGACAAGAGATGGTGATGAAGCTTTTTATGTAAGAATGGGAAACTCTAGCCAATCTTTAAAACCAAGCGAAATGTTAGCCTACGTAGATAGCCGTTATGGTGATGCACGCTAA
- a CDS encoding mucoidy inhibitor MuiA family protein, whose product MKKITVLLSIALVFVFQNIFAQSKSSTINQVTVFTNGAQIDRSIKINYEKGRHDLLLKGLSSHINSESIRVTGNSDFVILNVQFEKDYVSQVETNDQIESIQQKIEGLKSQLEEERVKLKITEDKLDFLKSNKEISSKDITSTTFQNYNAYYGQQLETLSLQQLKQKRSINKKNEELGKLQRQLRDISNNNEVSGVIKVSYEAKQSGNMDLKFSYRVKRASWYPSYDLRYNGADKPMSITYKAIITQTTDVDWKDVHLVLSTAKQHVSGTMPYLDPFYVNYTPKYEEKGDWGYADGWGGSADDMATEELTMAAAPELKKSIRIRGTNSTSAQEPMYIVDGEVKNDIDYLDKNSIESLEVLKDASSTAIYGSRGANGVVIVNTKGNGNGAYKTISAQNETASEFVLANKHTIQSDYRSKTLMYKQKEVPASFTYQAVPKLSEHVYLVGQLTDWSKYDLISGQASIYMDNAYVGKTRIKTDNLTDTLDISFGVDNNISIKREKLSEYEESKAIGSNKRETIAYKITVRNNKNYEIEASIFDQIPVSQKKEIQVELIDISNAVQETDTGKLSWKIKLKPNEVKELIVRYAVKYPKSNNVILE is encoded by the coding sequence ATGAAAAAAATAACCGTACTATTATCCATAGCTTTAGTATTTGTATTTCAAAATATTTTTGCTCAATCCAAATCATCAACTATTAACCAAGTCACAGTTTTCACAAACGGTGCACAAATTGATCGATCTATAAAGATCAATTATGAAAAAGGACGTCACGATTTGTTATTAAAAGGATTGTCTTCTCATATTAATTCTGAAAGTATTAGAGTAACGGGTAATTCTGATTTTGTGATTTTGAATGTCCAATTTGAAAAAGATTATGTATCTCAAGTAGAAACCAATGATCAAATTGAATCAATTCAACAGAAAATTGAAGGATTAAAAAGTCAATTAGAAGAAGAGCGTGTGAAATTAAAAATCACAGAGGATAAATTGGACTTTTTAAAATCTAATAAAGAAATATCTAGTAAGGACATCACGTCTACGACTTTTCAGAACTATAATGCATATTATGGTCAACAATTGGAAACGTTATCTCTTCAACAATTAAAACAAAAGAGATCAATTAATAAGAAAAATGAAGAGTTAGGAAAACTTCAACGTCAACTAAGAGATATTTCAAACAATAATGAGGTTTCAGGGGTAATCAAGGTAAGTTATGAAGCCAAGCAAAGTGGTAATATGGATCTTAAGTTTTCTTACAGAGTGAAGCGAGCTAGTTGGTATCCTTCTTACGATTTAAGGTATAATGGAGCAGATAAGCCAATGAGTATTACATACAAAGCGATTATCACTCAGACAACAGATGTAGATTGGAAAGATGTACATTTGGTCTTGTCAACGGCAAAACAACATGTATCTGGTACTATGCCTTATTTGGACCCTTTTTATGTGAATTATACTCCAAAATATGAAGAAAAAGGAGATTGGGGATATGCTGATGGTTGGGGTGGTTCCGCCGATGATATGGCGACTGAAGAATTAACAATGGCAGCAGCACCTGAATTAAAAAAGAGTATTAGAATCAGAGGAACAAATTCAACAAGTGCTCAGGAACCAATGTATATCGTTGATGGAGAAGTTAAAAATGACATTGACTACCTTGATAAAAATTCAATAGAATCATTAGAGGTATTAAAAGATGCATCATCTACTGCAATATATGGTTCTAGAGGAGCAAACGGTGTAGTCATTGTCAATACGAAAGGAAATGGGAATGGAGCATACAAAACGATCTCTGCCCAGAATGAGACAGCATCTGAGTTTGTATTGGCTAATAAACACACAATACAATCAGATTACCGTTCAAAAACATTGATGTATAAACAAAAAGAAGTCCCAGCATCATTTACCTACCAAGCAGTACCGAAGTTATCAGAACATGTATATCTAGTTGGGCAATTAACAGATTGGTCTAAATACGATCTAATTTCTGGGCAAGCTAGTATTTATATGGACAATGCTTATGTAGGGAAAACAAGGATTAAAACAGATAATCTTACGGATACTCTAGATATTTCTTTCGGTGTGGACAATAATATTTCCATAAAAAGAGAAAAGCTAAGTGAGTATGAAGAATCGAAAGCTATAGGATCTAATAAGAGAGAGACTATTGCCTACAAGATTACAGTTAGGAATAATAAAAATTATGAAATAGAAGCGTCTATTTTTGATCAGATACCTGTTTCTCAGAAGAAGGAAATTCAAGTTGAATTGATCGATATATCTAATGCAGTTCAGGAAACAGATACAGGTAAACTCAGTTGGAAAATTAAATTGAAGCCTAACGAGGTGAAAGAACTAATAGTTCGATATGCAGTGAAATATCCAAAATCGAATAATGTTATTTTAGAATAA
- a CDS encoding T9SS type A sorting domain-containing protein, translating into MLNGYQSKLHFILLFLFISITINAQDTFVIDSDMQFNSSNDWDVYWTNNGNIPQSGDIFFLDKGAELSIDFDLSQKGNFLFYGSKFNSKTASINFLEDGKGSIGFRTDSYNQIEVKVKGDVTIYDGVTNQDLTFTVEGDGQIYSTGQIYSSNQFVTIYQKDNGVFEINGDLISTSGLNITMEDNSKLEVLGNLDNRNSASTIKQSGLSELTITGTYSSTGYSGGDLIELKGSSYIFIGSDITVNNNMEIKVGEENDTNANAEAYFEGNIITTESCTIRSYEGSSIDLKGNYTTVKGFSNGDVIDIQGYMSLGKKVQITGTSTAIIKVGDNGRLDVGETFKAYESWHIKLVICGVLYIKGDLELGPGIEIDMCGSDVDCKYVDHVSDPDFDHNNLDGGKILVEGNLLFECSYSDKIYNCGYIGVMGGCGCGNADAPNDVCNGVDDGVPDLPVELIYFKGQNTDTGHLLLWSTASELNASHFDVEASNNRRDWQKIGRVEAAGNSNTQLKYEFLDEGKSGTYYRLAQYDFDGKVEYFGIVSFVADQFGFSCHVYPTVSTNGDELKVVIQEANTEYPVVGVFYDQQGRVISHEIIIENTELNNIGVYKVPEVSTSGVYLLRVSNGINTHTEKIVVN; encoded by the coding sequence ATGCTAAACGGTTATCAATCAAAACTTCATTTTATACTTCTATTCCTATTTATATCAATTACCATTAATGCACAAGATACATTTGTGATTGATAGTGATATGCAATTTAACAGCTCAAATGACTGGGATGTTTATTGGACTAATAATGGTAATATACCACAATCAGGAGATATATTTTTCCTTGATAAAGGAGCTGAGTTAAGTATCGATTTTGACCTTTCACAAAAAGGTAATTTTTTATTTTATGGATCAAAGTTTAATTCTAAAACTGCAAGTATTAACTTTTTAGAAGATGGTAAAGGGTCAATCGGTTTTAGGACAGATTCTTACAATCAAATAGAAGTAAAAGTTAAAGGTGATGTAACCATTTATGACGGTGTGACGAATCAAGATCTTACGTTTACAGTAGAGGGTGATGGGCAAATCTACTCAACAGGTCAAATCTATTCATCAAATCAATTTGTAACAATTTACCAAAAGGATAATGGTGTTTTTGAAATAAATGGAGATTTGATAAGCACTAGTGGTTTAAATATCACTATGGAAGATAATAGTAAGTTAGAAGTGTTAGGTAATTTAGATAATAGAAATTCGGCATCAACAATTAAGCAATCTGGTTTATCAGAATTAACGATTACTGGAACCTACTCATCTACAGGTTATTCAGGTGGTGATTTAATTGAATTAAAAGGAAGTTCATATATTTTTATTGGTAGTGATATTACGGTAAATAACAATATGGAAATAAAGGTAGGTGAAGAAAATGATACGAATGCAAATGCAGAAGCCTACTTTGAAGGGAATATAATTACCACTGAAAGTTGTACCATTAGAAGTTATGAAGGCAGTTCTATAGACCTAAAAGGTAATTATACAACGGTAAAAGGTTTTAGTAACGGAGACGTAATAGACATACAAGGTTATATGAGCCTTGGGAAGAAGGTACAAATTACGGGTACATCAACTGCTATTATAAAAGTTGGAGATAATGGACGTCTAGATGTAGGTGAAACATTTAAGGCCTATGAATCATGGCATATTAAATTAGTGATATGTGGAGTTCTTTATATCAAAGGAGATTTAGAATTAGGTCCTGGAATAGAGATTGATATGTGTGGTTCTGATGTCGATTGTAAGTATGTAGATCATGTATCTGACCCAGATTTTGATCATAATAATTTAGATGGAGGGAAAATATTAGTAGAAGGAAATTTACTATTTGAGTGTTCTTACAGTGATAAGATTTATAACTGTGGTTATATAGGAGTAATGGGTGGTTGTGGTTGTGGTAATGCTGATGCTCCAAATGATGTTTGTAATGGTGTAGACGATGGTGTTCCAGATTTACCTGTCGAATTAATTTACTTTAAAGGCCAAAATACAGATACAGGACATTTGTTATTATGGTCTACAGCTTCTGAATTAAATGCATCTCATTTCGATGTAGAAGCTTCAAACAATAGAAGAGATTGGCAAAAGATAGGTAGAGTGGAAGCAGCCGGCAATAGCAATACTCAGTTGAAGTACGAATTCTTGGATGAAGGAAAATCTGGTACTTATTATAGACTAGCTCAATATGATTTTGATGGTAAAGTAGAATATTTTGGTATCGTTTCTTTTGTAGCCGATCAGTTTGGTTTCTCATGTCATGTATACCCTACAGTATCAACTAATGGAGATGAATTAAAAGTAGTAATTCAAGAGGCAAATACAGAATATCCTGTTGTTGGTGTTTTTTATGATCAACAAGGGAGAGTGATTTCTCATGAAATAATTATAGAGAATACTGAACTTAATAATATTGGAGTATATAAAGTTCCTGAGGTTTCAACAAGTGGGGTTTATCTTCTAAGAGTTTCTAATGGTATCAATACCCATACAGAAAAGATTGTTGTAAATTAA
- a CDS encoding carbohydrate kinase family protein yields MKKELNIFGIGEALYDIFPEGKQLGGAPINFAYHAKQLEANGKIITSIGDDQIGKDLVNEINNLGIRNFISYSEFPTGTVAVTVDDKGLPSYEICEPVAWDEIKINKETEEALVNADALCFGTLAQRNDVSRKAIEQVLNTVPKECIKVFDINLRQHYYNKDCIESSLNQCNVLKINEEEVLVVAELLDVNLLDEEQFCHHLIERFSIDMVALTKGEEGSYLVTKNETSYLSTPKVNVVDTVGAGDSFTARLVIGILNNEPIIETHQKAVELSAYVCTQKGATPKIDKISQ; encoded by the coding sequence ATGAAAAAAGAACTAAACATTTTTGGAATAGGAGAGGCATTATATGATATCTTTCCAGAAGGGAAACAATTAGGTGGTGCTCCCATCAATTTTGCTTACCATGCAAAACAGCTTGAGGCTAACGGGAAAATTATTACATCAATAGGAGATGATCAGATAGGAAAAGACTTAGTAAATGAAATTAATAATCTGGGTATCCGAAATTTTATTTCATATTCAGAATTTCCAACAGGAACTGTAGCGGTTACCGTAGATGATAAAGGTTTACCTTCTTATGAGATATGTGAACCTGTAGCTTGGGATGAAATAAAAATAAATAAAGAAACTGAGGAAGCATTAGTAAATGCTGACGCTTTGTGCTTTGGAACACTTGCCCAGCGGAATGATGTTTCTAGAAAAGCTATTGAACAAGTATTAAATACAGTTCCGAAAGAATGTATAAAGGTTTTTGATATAAACTTAAGACAACATTATTATAATAAGGATTGTATCGAGTCCTCTTTAAACCAATGCAATGTTCTTAAAATCAATGAAGAAGAGGTATTGGTAGTTGCTGAACTCCTAGATGTTAACCTTTTGGATGAAGAGCAATTTTGTCATCACCTAATCGAAAGATTTTCTATTGATATGGTGGCTTTAACAAAAGGAGAAGAAGGAAGTTATTTGGTGACAAAAAATGAGACATCCTATTTAAGTACACCAAAGGTAAACGTTGTAGATACAGTCGGGGCAGGAGATTCTTTTACTGCTCGATTAGTAATAGGGATATTAAATAATGAACCGATCATAGAGACACATCAAAAAGCAGTGGAACTATCAGCTTATGTGTGTACCCAAAAAGGGGCTACTCCAAAAATTGATAAGATATCTCAATAG
- a CDS encoding starch-binding protein — protein MNYHTASAQQGGRSDVLLQGFHWEAADPAKKDWWQNLDSKVGEISNAGFDAIWLPPPSDAADRAGYLPRKWYDLNSNYGTEAELRSLVQNLGNNNVQAIADIVINHRVGSTGWADFTEPSLGGCSSICADDEVNWSEYSTEQGAACGDNDSGTQYEAARDLNHNSFTVRDEIKKWMNWLKNDVGFDGWRYDFVHGFNAYYFAEYNNATSPYISIGEQWKPYNEITAWLDGAQNTSSAFDFPLKYTLHDAVRGNYNYLNGLPSLLGTRGSQAVTFLENHDTEPVRSEYGNNSFPNNPSDNSTLLQGYAYILTHPGIPVVFYSHFFDYGIKDALTEMIQVRKDNGITNTSYVQVEGGNDNSYYAAIIDNKVAMKIGGGNWSPGNGWNLKTSGPGYAIWDKGPVVTLPTLTLNSPSGNHSDGCATVSLTASEGTIYYTTDGSTPNSNSLVYTSAIEVCGQVGETKTVKAIAINENGSSDLVEGVYTFNEAASMTVYFKPNCSNPGIYFWGVVDGDQTTTWPGENMQPSAKYDGFYEFTIEGSCSNLILLCGSTKITGDEMNVCGDVWYDNGWVAEPVPDTPDTSTPSITISPNGGTHDGEVSITLTATDDRDNSPSIFYSTDGSTPSIQATSSVTFTLTESATVNYYAIDATGNQTSTESSNFVVNPLPEPNGGFKVHVQGYNLIHHWGASPTGSVSNTVWPGATMNLENGWYVYEFPSNVTSSNLLFHDGNGNQTDDFTRSSDGWYKDGQWYDSEPITPEPADGLTVHFKSSWGNSTKIHYWAASNGASSNWPGESMISEGNGWYRYTIEGATSSNLLFHNGSGAQTSDLNRTGEGWYKDGQWYSSNPESSSSRTVSQSLDLEKELQLYPTEVTNGFTIDIQLRENAVLHLQTFDLNGQAVLSPIHKALTLGSHQLKVNTLDLSQGLYIVKVQAGDQIYIRKIIVR, from the coding sequence ATGAACTATCATACAGCGAGTGCTCAACAAGGAGGCCGTAGTGATGTTCTATTACAAGGATTCCACTGGGAAGCTGCTGACCCAGCCAAAAAGGATTGGTGGCAAAATCTAGATAGTAAAGTCGGTGAAATATCAAACGCAGGGTTTGATGCCATTTGGTTACCACCTCCATCAGATGCAGCTGATAGAGCAGGATACTTACCAAGAAAATGGTATGACTTGAATTCGAACTATGGTACTGAAGCGGAACTAAGAAGCTTAGTACAAAATTTAGGTAACAACAATGTACAAGCCATCGCTGATATTGTTATTAACCATCGTGTTGGATCTACTGGATGGGCTGATTTTACAGAACCATCATTGGGTGGATGTTCTTCTATTTGTGCCGATGACGAAGTCAACTGGAGCGAATATTCTACTGAGCAAGGTGCCGCTTGTGGTGATAATGACTCAGGTACACAATATGAGGCTGCAAGAGATTTAAACCATAACTCATTCACTGTAAGGGATGAAATTAAAAAATGGATGAACTGGCTAAAAAATGATGTCGGTTTTGATGGATGGCGTTATGATTTTGTACATGGTTTTAATGCATACTATTTTGCTGAATACAATAATGCAACGAGTCCATATATTTCAATTGGTGAACAATGGAAACCTTACAATGAAATTACTGCATGGTTGGATGGTGCTCAAAATACATCTTCAGCTTTTGACTTTCCATTAAAGTATACTTTACATGATGCAGTAAGAGGTAATTATAATTACCTAAACGGATTACCAAGTTTATTAGGAACAAGAGGATCACAGGCTGTAACATTCTTAGAAAATCATGATACAGAACCTGTAAGATCGGAATACGGTAATAACTCATTCCCTAACAATCCTTCAGATAACTCAACCTTACTTCAAGGTTATGCTTATATCCTGACTCACCCAGGTATCCCAGTAGTTTTCTACTCACACTTCTTTGACTATGGTATTAAAGATGCTTTAACTGAGATGATTCAGGTCAGAAAAGATAATGGAATTACAAACACAAGTTATGTTCAAGTTGAAGGAGGAAACGACAATTCATATTACGCAGCTATTATCGATAATAAAGTAGCCATGAAAATTGGTGGTGGAAATTGGTCACCAGGAAATGGTTGGAACTTAAAAACATCAGGTCCAGGATATGCCATTTGGGACAAAGGGCCTGTTGTTACTCTACCAACATTAACATTAAATTCTCCTAGCGGGAATCATTCAGATGGGTGTGCGACAGTTTCTCTAACAGCTTCAGAAGGTACTATCTACTACACAACAGATGGTAGTACTCCAAATAGTAATAGTTTAGTGTATACTAGTGCTATAGAAGTATGTGGTCAAGTTGGAGAAACAAAAACTGTGAAAGCTATTGCAATCAATGAAAATGGGTCATCAGATTTAGTAGAAGGCGTGTATACTTTTAATGAAGCTGCAAGTATGACAGTTTATTTTAAGCCCAACTGTTCCAACCCAGGTATTTATTTCTGGGGAGTTGTAGATGGTGATCAAACTACAACATGGCCTGGGGAAAATATGCAACCTTCAGCTAAATACGATGGATTTTATGAGTTTACTATTGAAGGTTCTTGTAGTAACCTAATACTACTTTGTGGAAGTACTAAAATCACAGGCGATGAAATGAATGTGTGTGGGGATGTATGGTATGACAATGGTTGGGTAGCTGAACCTGTGCCTGATACACCAGATACAAGTACTCCATCCATCACAATTTCTCCAAATGGTGGAACACATGATGGCGAAGTTTCTATTACTTTAACAGCTACAGATGACCGAGATAATTCTCCTTCGATATTTTACTCTACAGATGGTTCTACTCCATCAATACAAGCAACTTCATCTGTAACATTTACATTAACAGAAAGTGCTACGGTAAATTATTATGCTATTGATGCTACAGGAAACCAAACCTCTACTGAAAGCTCGAACTTTGTAGTGAACCCATTACCAGAACCTAATGGCGGTTTTAAAGTTCATGTTCAAGGTTACAATTTGATTCACCATTGGGGAGCTTCTCCTACAGGTAGTGTTAGTAATACAGTGTGGCCTGGAGCTACAATGAATCTTGAAAATGGTTGGTATGTCTATGAATTCCCATCCAATGTAACCTCTTCTAATTTATTGTTCCATGATGGCAATGGAAACCAAACTGATGATTTCACTAGATCTTCTGATGGATGGTACAAAGATGGACAATGGTACGATAGTGAACCTATAACTCCAGAACCAGCCGATGGTTTAACAGTACATTTCAAATCGAGTTGGGGAAATAGTACCAAAATTCATTATTGGGCGGCTTCCAATGGAGCAAGCAGTAATTGGCCAGGTGAATCAATGATCTCTGAAGGTAATGGTTGGTATCGTTATACTATTGAAGGGGCCACTTCTTCAAATCTATTATTCCATAATGGAAGTGGTGCTCAAACATCAGACTTAAACAGAACTGGCGAAGGATGGTATAAAGATGGGCAATGGTATAGTTCAAATCCTGAGTCATCAAGTAGCAGGACTGTTAGTCAATCCCTAGACTTAGAAAAAGAGTTGCAACTGTACCCTACTGAAGTCACAAACGGATTTACTATTGATATTCAACTTAGAGAAAATGCTGTTCTACATCTTCAAACATTTGATTTGAATGGTCAGGCAGTTCTTTCTCCAATACATAAAGCATTAACATTAGGCTCACATCAACTTAAAGTGAATACCCTTGATTTATCCCAAGGCTTATACATTGTGAAAGTACAAGCTGGGGATCAAATATATATTAGAAAAATCATTGTACGATAA
- a CDS encoding ABC transporter ATP-binding protein — MISIQQLSVSYSEDKKVLDDLSIDLPLKKIHGLVGLNGSGKTTFIKTLFGLHKADQGVLCYNEKKLTKKDIAYLPTENYFYNNITGNEYLGLFQDDIKEINLWNELFQLPLNELIDGYSTGMKKKLAISGILHQDKPIMILDEPFNGLDLESSRIIRMILLKLKEQGKTIIITSHILETLTSLCDYIHQLDNKKILVSKSKDEFEEFQKAIHQRIEKENSQIINKLF, encoded by the coding sequence ATGATTTCGATACAACAACTTAGTGTTTCCTACTCTGAAGATAAAAAGGTATTAGATGATTTATCTATAGATTTACCTCTTAAAAAAATTCATGGATTAGTGGGGTTAAACGGTTCTGGGAAAACCACTTTCATTAAAACACTTTTTGGGTTGCATAAAGCTGACCAAGGTGTGCTTTGTTATAATGAAAAAAAACTCACAAAAAAAGACATCGCATATTTACCTACTGAAAATTATTTCTACAATAACATAACAGGTAATGAATACCTAGGTTTATTTCAAGATGATATAAAGGAAATCAACTTATGGAATGAACTATTTCAGCTTCCGTTGAATGAATTAATTGATGGTTATTCAACAGGAATGAAGAAGAAGTTAGCGATATCAGGAATTCTCCATCAGGATAAACCAATAATGATTCTTGATGAACCTTTTAATGGTCTTGATTTAGAGTCTTCCAGAATTATTAGGATGATCTTATTGAAATTAAAAGAGCAAGGTAAAACCATTATTATCACTTCACATATCCTAGAAACTTTAACCAGCTTATGTGATTATATTCATCAATTAGATAATAAAAAGATTCTTGTCAGTAAATCAAAAGATGAATTTGAGGAATTCCAAAAGGCAATTCATCAGAGAATTGAAAAAGAGAATAGTCAAATTATTAATAAGCTCTTTTGA
- a CDS encoding helix-turn-helix domain-containing protein, with amino-acid sequence MKQILSILTLIGSANGLFLSTYLRFHRKLSLQGKLLVYSTMIWSYVALMYSLMQINPFANYMILRSIGSSATTLLYPLLYLYLKYAYTGKDTFDKVDRIHFVIPFSFLILSVPIVYWDAYYRVTSIFIENELYADFINRAQDISNIVMGYMYLGAFLYQYKNAHSRNMLSDDDDKSTKGLFFILAYLYLGVHTFGVYGVISNVYGLPLSDMAFPIYYITFVIFLYVIFHWVISQRVYVLLPTTKKDAVEKRREVELQLNNDLEIIIDYIEDEKAYLKNDFSLITLAKEVKMHRSRVSFVINEGLNMNFNEFISHYRIKEAKKLLRSDEGTNLKLEFLAKESGFNSKSTFNRAFKEKTGLTPSQYRESNKKAL; translated from the coding sequence ATGAAACAAATACTGTCTATCTTAACGTTGATTGGATCGGCCAACGGGTTGTTTCTTTCTACTTACTTAAGATTTCATAGAAAATTATCTCTTCAAGGTAAACTCCTTGTTTATTCCACAATGATATGGTCATATGTGGCGTTAATGTATTCTTTAATGCAGATCAATCCTTTTGCGAATTATATGATTCTAAGATCTATAGGTTCGTCTGCAACAACATTGTTATACCCTCTACTCTATTTATATTTAAAATATGCTTACACCGGAAAAGATACTTTTGACAAGGTAGATAGAATCCATTTTGTGATTCCTTTCTCTTTTTTAATATTATCAGTCCCTATTGTTTATTGGGATGCATACTATAGAGTTACCTCAATATTTATTGAAAATGAATTGTATGCGGATTTTATTAACAGAGCACAAGATATATCTAATATTGTGATGGGATATATGTATTTAGGTGCATTTCTCTATCAGTATAAAAATGCTCATTCTAGGAATATGCTTTCTGATGATGACGACAAAAGTACTAAAGGTCTTTTCTTTATTTTAGCATATTTATATTTAGGTGTACATACTTTTGGTGTATATGGTGTCATATCAAATGTTTATGGTTTACCATTGTCTGATATGGCCTTTCCTATATACTACATTACTTTCGTAATCTTTTTATATGTTATTTTTCATTGGGTAATTTCACAAAGAGTATACGTTCTTTTACCTACTACAAAGAAAGATGCCGTTGAAAAGAGAAGAGAAGTTGAGCTCCAGCTAAATAATGATTTAGAAATCATCATTGATTATATCGAAGATGAAAAAGCGTATCTAAAAAATGATTTTAGTCTAATTACACTTGCGAAAGAAGTAAAAATGCATCGTTCGAGAGTATCTTTTGTGATCAATGAAGGATTGAATATGAATTTTAATGAGTTTATCTCTCATTACAGAATTAAGGAGGCAAAAAAGCTTTTACGTTCTGATGAAGGGACTAATCTTAAACTTGAATTTTTAGCAAAAGAATCTGGATTTAATTCCAAATCTACTTTCAATAGAGCGTTTAAAGAAAAAACTGGGTTAACCCCTAGTCAATATCGAGAGAGTAATAAAAAGGCATTATAA